Within Dictyostelium discoideum AX4 chromosome 4 chromosome, whole genome shotgun sequence, the genomic segment aaaaaaaaaattcccccgggcttttttttaaataaaaaaaaaaaaaaaaaaaaaaaaaaaaaaaaaaaaaaaaaaaaaaaaaaaaaaaaaaaaaaaaaaaaaaatcctggGAACCCAAGTTAATCAGAAAATTTCcagatttttaactttttaaagaaaaataaaaaaaatagaaagaaaataaaatgaaaatcacaaacaacaccacaaatattaagcaacacaaatgcctacaaaaaataagcgaaattgtggataaaactcaattaaaaaaaaaacaattcaaatacgtcataaacatcaatcacgaaccagacgataaaataaaaaaagatttagaaaaaagtttggacaaaaaagatgttttaatcaaaagtaataatacaattcaaaattcgaaacaaaaaaaaaaaaaaaaaaaaaaaaaaaaaaaaaaaaaaaagtaaaccaACCCCTCTTTTAGAGaccctgtaaaaaaaaaaaaaaaataaaataaaatgagatctagcatctcaaggagaagcaaataataattgcgttatccaattcaaaaaaaaaaaaaaaaaaaaaaaaaaaaaaccatattAATAGTGttacaattcaaaaaaaaaaaaaaaacatattaagATGGTTATTAAGGAAGAATTATATTAGTAATTCTAGAGAAAAAGTAACGAATAATTTAGTGATTTTGCGAGGTGAGATTTGATTAAGAAAATTAAACTATCTTGTTCAATccttataaataaaatttaatagcTCTATTTATCGCCTTTTTTATCCTAACTTTGTGTAAAAGAATATCCacaatttcatcaaaaaCCTAGAtccttaaaaataaatttaatttaaattattatataattgtttaaaatcaaataaagaaaaatctTGATAAGGTCATAAAAGGCAAAAGaatgtttaattaatataaaaaagtcaataatatattaatatctaaaaataaaaaaaaatgggtaacacttttttataattatttaattaatttattttattttatttttgaaatcaaatcatttttgaaatagaatgaataatcaatatcactatcttttataaaatcaagCAATTCCAAGTCATTAGCTAACAATGCTCTTTTGTTAATTTCTTCAAAATCCCAAACGAAAAAGTCTTTGTGATTCTTGAAAATATAGATAAACAAATCTTTATTTTGAACAAATATTGAAGCAGATAAATAATCATCTTTAATGAATGAATTATctctatttaaaattttaatatcaacattatatctaatattattattattattattattattaatactattactattatcatctttttcaggttgattaaaattactataaataatattaactatttttaatattttatttatattgggTAATAGGATTTGAAAATCATTATGAACTAAAATATGATGAAGTATAATTGTTGAATGAATTGGAtagttaatattattttcaaccaATAATTTCATATAACATAATTGATCTTCAATTCTAACTTTTTTTGTATTGAATAAACTTTTGGTAGTTTGAGGTGCATAACTATCTCTTAATGAAAGTgcttttgaaatttcttttgttttataaCATTTATTAACTATTTCAACTATATTATAATCACTATAATAATTTGCAATtcctaataaaatattacaaGTTGTATTTAAAGTTGACAATGGTGATAAAATTTTCGACAaatatgatgataatgaactATATTCACCACATTCTCTAGTGAAATCAGTGATAACTCTAATTAaagtatttgtatttgtaatatttttagttgttactaaaaaatcaaatataaaaattcttttaatttcaatttcttgggaaacttttttttcttttttaaattttaatttattttttaaaattgataaagtaccttgttgttcattattattactattatcattattaggtgaagaattaatatttaaagttgttgttgttgttgttgttgttgtagttgtagttgttgttatatcattattttctaatctttcaatttttgataataatatattataataattactaTTAGATTCAGTTGAAATAAAACCTAAACTTGCAACATAAATtgaagatttaataaatggaagatattcttttttaaaattaactttTTCTGAAGAAAAtgtatcatttaatttattatctaaTAAATAAGTAAAAGATCTATCAGaatataataatggtgaacCCATTTGATAAAGACGTTTAAATActtttaaatctaataaaagtaaatttgaaaaataattatcaaatgaacCTGTATGTTTTTTTGGTGGATCGTAATTTAATTCatctaataaatatttaactaCAAATGATCTATTGATTGACATTAATGAATAATGTAATGCTTTTTGATGATCTTGTAAGCTTAAACCCATATGTTTATGAacatattttataatttctaaatttcCATATTTTAATGCAACATCTAATAAATCTTCATCTTTTGAATAGGTTATTGAGTTTCTATCAGTTTCATgaaataaacaattactaCCATTACTAAATTTATTAGGATCTTCATTtaccattttaaaaaattcaaaacaatTCATATGAATTGCAAATTTAATCAATGAAATATTTCTATAATGTGTAAATATTGGATGATGTAATTCActttgaaataaattttctgaatttgttttaaaaaattcttttaaaacttttaaaccatttttaccaattaaattatttttataatttttttgattttgatcatttttatcttcattaccattatcatcattattattattattattattacaataatCGTTATTATCTAATTCTTTAagatattcaaataaaaacattaaacCATTATATGATAAATCactctttttaaaatgataatttgatttaagtttatcttttaataatgaataattattattttttgatatcCATTCAAGTGTTATTTTATCATATCTTGAAactgaaattttaaattttgaattaatttcataaacataattaaaaataatatttgatatatatttatttctaaatactaatttatataatctaTATTGATTTtccattatattttatattatattatctatattatttatattatttatttatattatttatttatattattaattaatttatttattttttttttttttttttttttttaattaataaaaaaaaggtccaaaagaatttgttttattgattgaaaaaaaaaaaaaaaaaaaaaaaatctttttttttaatttctcaaaaaaaaaaaaaattaaaaataaaaaaaaataattaaaattagattttaaaaagaaattcagAGAATAACaccaaaattttcaattgtgaAAACACTGAAATTGTGTTGgttaaaatcaatattttttttttttttttttatttatttatttataatactGATGATACTAAATGTGTTTATTGAATCTTCTAATAATgtgttgttgataataatgtaTAATCTAATGTTTTTTGTAAtcagtaataatattatacataaatttttttttttttatttatttattatttttttatattagtttaaaaataaaaaatataataggatttttaaaaagaaattcagAGAATAacaccaaattttaaattgtttacaACAACACTGAGATTGTGTTgtttaaaatgaattttttttttttttttttttttttatttatttatttttattataaaaaacatGAAACTCCAACCTAATGTGTTGATTCTAATAATGTATAATCTAATGTTTTTTGTTATCAGTAATTATATCAGGCATTATTcttagaatttttaaatattcttcGATATCAACTAATGATGGATATTGTTCTGGAATAAGTGGTATTGAATCTGGCCATTGTAAACCCATAACatcacaaattaaaaatttagaatatGTATGACAATTTACATCTCTATTCCATTGAACTGGTAAAATACTAGAATGTTGATGTTTTTCAATGAAACTATCAAATGATTCTTCTGCAAACTTAAGTAACTCCCAACCTCTTTTAAACTGATGATTAAACTTTCCAGCCAAAGCGACCTTTTTAACATATTTTGATTGCTGTTTTCTATAAAAGCTAGCAGAGATGATATTTAAAAGAGGGTTATCTTCCTTTACTAATGTAAGGTGCATATCATATCCAGCGATATTTATTGGTTTATCAGCATCACCTTCTGAAGCACCAAGAAAATCAAGTTCAACAGACATATGACCTGAGCTTGTACCAATCAATGCATCtgattcatttgaaattacaCCCTTTGGATGACATAATacctaaattaattttaaagattgaaACAATCCAATGGGGGAACAATTAGATTATCTCTATGTTATTttcatatatttataataatagtactgctacgaatattttaaaaataaaataaatccgaaaaaaataatcatccTATGTTAATTTAATAGTAGATACATACAACGTAGacattgtttttcttttcttcatcaacaacattgTCTGGTAATGGTATATAGTCCATAtcttcaatttgtttttgagaagtaaatatataatagaccattttttaaaaaactttgtGCTTtttataacaaaaaaaataatattttattttattttaaaataaatatatgaaataatatacaaaaataaaaaaaaaaattaaattaaaattagttaaaattaacaaaCGTGTGCcaaattaaacttttttttatttttttttttattccaattttttaaatttatagaataattgaaataaaacaGTTGtttaaaaaggaaaaaaaatcCCATATTCAATATTTATGATCTCTATTTAAGTAATCTTTAATGATttcaagattttttttattttaggtaATGTTTTCAAGTTTAAGGTAAAATTGCCAATTGATTCATTgggtaaatttaaaataaaaaaaaaaaaaaaaaaaaaaataataaaaaaaaaatacaagtTTATCATTAATCTCAATTTATaccaaataatgaattatcaattttttaaaaattcagaTTAAACCattcaatcaattttttttttttttttttttttttttttggcctTATTCATACCAAATAAAGATTCCAATAGAAATATGTatcatcaatttttaaaaaaattcagaTTAAACCattcaataatattatcaaaaaaaaaaaattaaataaaataaaataaaacctttatttttttatttttaataaaatttttttatttgttttgttttgttttttttacgcttttaataatacttgtctttaaacttttttttttttttttttttttaaaggatCGATCGATcgaaacaattatttttttttttttttttttttttttttttttttttttttttaatcagtTGTTACAGTTTTGGCTAAATTTTTTGGACGATCTGGGtcaatatttttacaaattgcCATTTCATAAGCTAATAATTGTAATGGAATTGCAGCTAAAAGTGCAGTTAAAATACCATTACTTGGAATTAAAATGGTATCATGAGCGATATGTTTAGCCAAAgttgaattatttgtaatGACGATAGTATGAGCACCTCTTGCTTTTACTTCTTCAGCGGCGACTCTCATTAATGGAGAATTACTATCATCTAAAATGATCAAGATAATTGGTGTATCTTGTTCAATGAGAGCGAATGGACCATGTTTAAGAGCACCACCACTATAACCTTCAGCATGACAATAggtgatttctttaattttcaaaGCACCTTCAAATGCGATTGGTTCAGCGAAACCTTTACCCAAAACAAAGattgaattctttttataaattttttgagCGATTGCTTTACATTGTTCACGAACACGTAATGCCATACCCAAATTTGTTGGTAAACGATGAAGAGAATCGATTAACTGACGTCTTTTACCCTCTTCGATGCCTCTATGTTGAGCGAACCAATTTGCAACCAATGATAATACTGTAACTTGTGATGAGAATGCTTTGGTTGAAGCTACAGCATGTTCACGACCTGCATTTAAATAGACACCACAAATTGAACTTCTTGCAATCAATGAACCAACGGCATTTACAATTGAGAATCTTGGAATACCCGACTCTTCAGCCAATGTTAGGATACGTGCAACATCTTTAGTTTCACCACTTTGtgaaatcattaaaacaCCGGCATGATTATGTGGGAGGGTATCTCTAATGATTTCAGCGGCATCAAAAACTTGAACTGTATCGAATGCACCTAAATATCTCATAATTCTTGCACCGAATTGAGCAGCAAAGAAACTTGTACCACAACctgtaataattaaatttttaattggtaacAATAAATCTTTTGCATCTTCAAGACCACCCAATTTAACACGAGACTCATCAGAGATACGACCACCATAATTCAATGCTCTTGAGATTGACATTGGTTGCTCCATAATCTCCTTAATGGTCCAATGTGGATATGGTTCAGGTGATAAAGCAATGGTTTCATGTGCTGCCATTTCAATTCTACTTAAATCCAATGAATGTCCATCAGCTTTCAATACTGCAATCTCACCATTTTCCATTGAAATAAACTCTTTGGTATGTCTTGAAAATGCACCTGGTTCACTTGCAATAAACATACGATCCTTTCCaataccaattaataatggaCTACCATTTCTTGCTGCTACAATTTGATCAGGATTATCCTTACAAACTACTGCAATACCCCATGTACCTTGTAATTTCTTTTGTGTTTCTTTAATTGCATCAACAATTTGTAATCCTtgatctaaaaataaaccaatctaaaattgaaaatatattaatatttatatataaaaagaatacaaaataaaatacaaaataataataataataataataataataataataataataataataataataataataataataataataaaaacatacTAATTGTGCAATAACTTCAGTATCAGTTTCTGATCTAAAAACAATACCTTTCTTTTCAAGTTcttcttttaatataatattattttcaattacacCATTATGAATAACTGCAACTCTATCTTTATAATCAAGATGTGGATGTGCATTTTTATCAGTTTTACCACCATGAGTTGCCCATCTTGTATGTGCAATACCAATAACATGACCTTTatgtaacttttttttttttttaaaaaaatttaaaaaaaaaattaaaaaatttagtaTTTGTatagatttaatttataataaaaaaaaaacatacatgTGCTACAGATTTTAATCTTGTAATTGCATCACTAGTTGTATTTAAACTTGCATATTTTGAAGTAACTAAATCATTATCTGATGAAATAGTTGTAACACCAGCAGAATCATAACCTCTATTCTCTAAAATTGCTAAACCttctaataaataattaattgctTCCTCTTTACCAACAAAACCAATGATACCACATGTATCTGATGATTCTAATCCATCAAATGAATCTGAACTATtatgttgatattgttgttgttcttgttgttgctCTAATAAATGTCTTTGAGTAACCTGTAATCTTCTAATTGTATTTTGATTCATTCTTTATAAtatacaatttaattttatatgtttttttatttctttttttttttttttttattttcttttttttaattggattgataatatcttttttgaataaaaataataattctttataaattaataaataggaaaaaaaaaagtctaaattttaaaattatagaaattagtttttgaattataataaatgtattttatttataattaaaaaaaataaaaaaaaaaaaaaaaaattgaaaaaataaaaaaataaaaaaataaaaaaacataatttaTGTTGttggaaataaataattacgatagtatttgatttaaataaacccAATAATGGTtagttaataatatattttaaaaaaataaacaaaaaaaaaccacaaaAATTCAATGAGAATTTGATATCTTTCTAAATTAATCCAGTAATTAATTagttaatgaatttatactttttttttttttttttttttttttttttttttttatccttGGTTTCCTCCTtaagaaatttattttttgaaatgttttttatttctatagtaagttatatattattattattatttttttttttctatatttgataatttgtaagaagaataataaatgtaaattaaaatgtacaaataaatatttaaattttaattatttttattatt encodes:
- a CDS encoding glucosamine-fructose-6-phosphate aminotransferase (Similar to isomerizing) is translated as MNQNTIRRLQVTQRHLLEQQQEQQQYQHNSSDSFDGLESSDTCGIIGFVGKEEAINYLLEGLAILENRGYDSAGVTTISSDNDLVTSKYASLNTTSDAITRLKSVAHLHKGHVIGIAHTRWATHGGKTDKNAHPHLDYKDRVAVIHNGVIENNIILKEELEKKGIVFRSETDTEVIAQLIGLFLDQGLQIVDAIKETQKKLQGTWGIAVVCKDNPDQIVAARNGSPLLIGIGKDRMFIASEPGAFSRHTKEFISMENGEIAVLKADGHSLDLSRIEMAAHETIALSPEPYPHWTIKEIMEQPMSISRALNYGGRISDESRVKLGGLEDAKDLLLPIKNLIITGCGTSFFAAQFGARIMRYLGAFDTVQVFDAAEIIRDTLPHNHAGVLMISQSGETKDVARILTLAEESGIPRFSIVNAVGSLIARSSICGVYLNAGREHAVASTKAFSSQVTVLSLVANWFAQHRGIEEGKRRQLIDSLHRLPTNLGMALRVREQCKAIAQKIYKKNSIFVLGKGFAEPIAFEGALKIKEITYCHAEGYSGGALKHGPFALIEQDTPIILIILDDSNSPLMRVAAEEVKARGAHTIVITNNSTLAKHIAHDTILIPSNGILTALLAAIPLQLLAYEMAICKNIDPDRPKNLAKTVTTD